CTTGCCATTGGAAGCGCCCGGACCCGGAAATTTTTTGTCAGCGGCCTGCCCGCGCGCGCCCCAGAGCGTCCGCTCCTACAATAGCCGCGCAGACCGAAGCCGGCGTCACCGGGAAGGGCATGTTGCCCAGGGTGTCGTTGGGCGCGCAGGCCAGTTCCGCCACCCGCATCAGGCGGTCGCGCGAAGTGTCCGTGACGCCCAGGTCCGCCAGGGTCGTGGGCAGGCCCACGGTCCGGCAGAAATCCAGCACCGTCGCGAGTTCCGCTTTATCGGCGTTTTCCAGCACCAGTTGAGTCAGGGTACCGAAGGCCACTTTTTCGCCGTGATACAGGGCATGGGTCTCCGGCAGCGCGGTAAAACCGTTGTGGATGGCGTGCGCCCCGGCCAGACCGCCGCTTTCGAAGCCCACGCCCGAAAGATAGGTATTGGTCTCAATGATGTTTTCCAGCGCCCTGGTGCAGGCCTGTTCCCGCACCGCCAGGGCGGCCTGGACGCCGTCGGCCAGCAGGGTGTCATAGCAGAGCCGGGCCAGCCCCTGAGCCGCCAGGGTCGGTTTGCCGCCCACGCAATTGGTGGCGCAGGAGCGGGCGCAGGCGCGCGCTTCGAAATAGGTGGACAGGGCGTC
Above is a genomic segment from Desulfovibrio porci containing:
- a CDS encoding glycerol dehydrogenase gives rise to the protein MTTIIASPTRYIQGDNALAEIRRHVEPLGKKLLILASASGKARVENLVAESLAGSACSAHYELFNGECSRQEIQRIRAVYEQTGCDLVVGVGGGKIHDTAKAVAYYVHCPVVIVPTVASTDAPCSALSVIYSESGVFEEYLFLPTNPDVVLVDTGIVSRAPARLLIAGMGDALSTYFEARACARSCATNCVGGKPTLAAQGLARLCYDTLLADGVQAALAVREQACTRALENIIETNTYLSGVGFESGGLAGAHAIHNGFTALPETHALYHGEKVAFGTLTQLVLENADKAELATVLDFCRTVGLPTTLADLGVTDTSRDRLMRVAELACAPNDTLGNMPFPVTPASVCAAIVGADALGRARAGR